One genomic region from Henningerozyma blattae CBS 6284 chromosome 2, complete genome encodes:
- the PRM4 gene encoding pheromone-regulated protein PRM4 (similar to Saccharomyces cerevisiae PRM4 (YPL156C); ancestral locus Anc_8.679), translated as MMMMKKQDRKLNRSYTLTLMIVSILSFLYLSYNYDDFFYLNNNSNNKSTTINDDIKLNHDRIHSELNLLTEDNFVHTQEEPVLNSIKVEEQISTILNDITNHHPTKLPVDDIPSSTRDPNPTGSYNPELNFKQILNTSPMVLFIRSSQKSSKFIKKLFLNEYEISPEFAIVDLDLHKNGNILQNYIQTKKIINKDDTLDVPYLFINGVSVINSNLNKDIISLHVNDLLLDKLKSLAGDNVMFQKKGVPSNN; from the coding sequence atgatgatgatgaaaaaacaAGACAGGAAATTAAATAGATCATACACTTTGACCTTAATGATTGTGTCAATactatcatttttatatctCAGCTACAATTatgatgattttttttatttaaataataattctaacaATAAGAGCACGAcaattaatgatgatataaaattaaaccaCGATAGGATACATTCTGAACTCAATCTATTGACTGAAGATAATTTTGTCCACACACAAGAAGAACcagttttaaattctatAAAAGTAGAAGAACAAATTTCCACTATTCTTAACGATATCACCAACCATCATCCAACCAAATTACCTGTAGACGATATACCTAGCAGCACAAGAGATCCCAACCCTACAGGCTCGTATAACCcagaattaaatttcaaacaGATTTTGAACACTTCCCCCATGGTATTGTTCATTAGATCATCTCAAAAGAGCAGCAAGTTTATCAAGAAGCTATTTTTAAACGAATATGAAATATCGCCAGAATTCGCCATTGTCGATTTAGATTTACATAAAAATGGTAATATTCTACAAAACTATATCCAaacgaaaaaaattattaacaagGATGATACGCTGGACGTACcctatttatttataaacgGTGTTTCCGTCATCAACagtaatttaaataaagatatcaTTTCTTTACATGTAAACgacttattattagataagTTGAAGAGTCTGGCAGGAGATAACGTGATGTTTCAGAAAAAGGGTGTTCCTTCCAACAATTAG
- the RAD53 gene encoding serine/threonine/tyrosine protein kinase RAD53 (similar to Saccharomyces cerevisiae RAD53 (YPL153C); ancestral locus Anc_8.676), which translates to MDNVTQPTQQSTQATQKYLIEKFSQEKINNDIVCRVICTRGQIPIKDLAVDINEVLKEKEPIKKIWTFGRNPKSDYFLGNITRLSNKHFQIMLGEDGNLLLRDLSTNGTWLNGEKLNKDHNQILSQGDEITVGRGVDKDTVSLIIFINGDFKDQLEIAKNEYRTNLNNSTNPGISNKKHLNGLNGIPSQQGILKDFSINDEVVGQGAFATVKKAVERSTGRTFAVKIINKRKVMGNLSGVTRELEILRKLDHPRIVRLKGFYEDEESYYLVMEFVSGGDLMDFVAAHGSVGEDAGREITRQILEAVAYMHEKGISHRDIKPDNILIEQDDPVLVKITDFGLAKVQGNGTFMKTFCGTLAYVAPEVISGKNAATENDDRIEYSSLVDMWSIGCLVYVILTAHLPFSGSTQQELYEQINRGSYHEGPLKDYRVSEEARDFIESLIQVDPNNRLTAKDALKHEWIKLGIFGSESQSMSQSQSQLQMELQSQLQTELKNIKSELPLSPSWQRDETKDSNNSALLTNLYNEEDDQLYTNAVSLSQSLSQQKQLENLNDAQFEFIKIRRKKQLDILKELEKKQRQIKDNNWKDGFKIPEGGAPIRLTQPPQQHQLQSQSQQTVVPNASNAIKREASKSVTNGKFLTLVPCKDSVIQERISIKQGINPFFIGRSNDCHCKIEDTRLSRVHCFVLKKRHPVGDSFIESPAMGLDDIWYCQIGTNLGYINDRKVSNGEKMLLFEGDVIRIIWDKENNYSFSFKVMINDDTGLFNNGRDMNDMKQRAIVKLSNNEKEFVNRLSQMMQLKRNGGAGVIKKNVQDEKNTSKPLKRVHSLSLSQSQVDPTKKVKRAQLDPTDDATANMQFY; encoded by the coding sequence ATGGATAATGTTACGCAACCTACACAACAATCTACCCAAGCTactcaaaaatatttaattgaaaaattctctCAAGAAAAGatcaataatgatattgttTGTAGAGTTATTTGTACACGAGGTCAAATACCGATCAAAGATTTAGCAGTTGATATCAATGAAGTGTTGAAAGAAAAGGAAcctataaaaaaaatatggaCATTTGGAAGAAACCCTAAATCCGATTATTTTCTTGGAAATATCACACGATTATCTAATAAACATTTCCAAATCATGCTAGGTGAAGATGGAAACCTATTATTAAGAGACCTTTCTACCAATGGCACATGGTTAAATGGggagaaattaaataaagatcacaatcaaatattatcaCAAGGTGACGAAATTACAGTGGGACGTGGTGTAGACAAAGATACCGTAAgtctaataatatttatcaatggAGATTTCAAAGATCAATTAGAAATAGCGAAGAATGAATATCgaacaaatttaaataatagcACAAATCCTggaatttcaaataaaaaacatcTGAATGGTCTTAATGGTATACCATCTCAACAAGgtatattaaaagatttttcGATAAATGATGAAGTTGTAGGACAAGGTGCGTTTGCTACAGTTAAAAAAGCTGTAGAAAGATCCACTGGCAGAACATTTGCAGtgaaaattatcaataaaagaaaagtaaTGGGCAATTTATCTGGAGTAACAAGAGAATTAGagatattaagaaaattgGATCATCCAAGAATCGTACGACTTAAGGGATTTTATGAAGATGAGGAAAGTTATTATCTTGTTATGGAATTTGTTTCTGGTGGAGATTTAATGGATTTCGTAGCAGCGCATGGATCTGTTGGTGAAGATGCTGGTAGAGAGATTACAAGGCAAATATTAGAAGCTGTTGCATATATGCATGAAAAGGGAATTAGTCATCGTGATATTAAACCTGATAACATATTAATCGAACAAGATGATCCTGTATTGGTTAAGATTACAGATTTTGGATTAGCCAAAGTTCAAGGAAATGGGACGTTTATGAAAACTTTTTGTGGTACATTGGCATACGTAGCGCCTGAAGTGATTAGTGGTAAGAATGCTGCTACTGAAAATGATGATCGAATAGAATATTCATCATTAGTTGACATGTGGTCTATTGGTTGTCTAGTATATGTTATTTTAACAGCACATTTACCCTTTAGTGGTAGTACACAACAGGAATTATATGAACAAATCAATCGTGGCTCATATCATGAAGGTCCATTAAAGGATTATCGAGTTTCTGAAGAAGCTAGAGATTTTATAGAAAGTTTAATCCAAGTAGACCCTAATAATCGATTAACCGCTAAAGACGCATTAAAACACGAATGGATCAAATTAGGAATATTTGGATCAGAATCTCAATCCATGTCCCAATCTCAATCACAATTACAAATGGAATTACAATCACAATTACAAactgaattgaaaaatatcaaatctGAACTCCCCCTTTCACCATCCTGGCAACGGGATGAAACGAAagatagtaataatagtgCATTACTGACAAATCTttataatgaagaagatgatcaATTATATACAAATGCAGTTTCATTATCTCAGTCGTTATCACAACAAAAGCAATTAGAAAACTTAAATGATGCacaatttgaatttattaaaatacgAAGAAAGAAACAATTAGACATTTTGAAAGAACTGGAGAAAAAGCAAAGGCAGATAAAGGATAATAATTGGAAAGATGGATTTAAAATTCCAGAAGGCGGAGCCCCCATCAGATTAACTCAACCACCGCAACAACATCAACTACAATCACAATCACAACAAACTGTTGTTCCCAATGCATCAAATGCTATAAAAAGAGAGGCTTCGAAATCTGTAACGAATGGGAAATTCTTAACTTTAGTTCCATGTAAAGATAGTGTAATTCAAGAGAGGATATCTATCAAACAAGGGATCAACCCCTTTTTCATCGGTCGATCTAATGATTGCCATTGCAAGATTGAAGATACACGGTTATCAAGAGTACATTGTTTTGTCCTGAAGAAAAGACATCCTGTGGGTGATAGTTTCATTGAAAGTCCCGCCATGGGGTTGGATGATATTTGGTATTGTCAAATAGGTACCAATCTGGGATACATTAATGATCGGAAGGTTAGTAATGGTGAGaaaatgttattatttgaaggtGATGTAATTCGAATCATTTGGGATAAAGAGAACAATTATAGTTTTTCATTCAAAGTGATGATAAATGATGATACtggattatttaataatggaCGTGATATGAACGATATGAAACAAAGAGCGATTGTTAAATTGAgcaataatgaaaaagaatttgtCAATCGATTAAGTCAAATGATGCAATTGAAAAGAAACGGTGGAGCTGGagtaataaagaaaaatgttCAAGATGAGAAAAATACAAGCAAACCATTGAAAAGAGTACATTCTTTAAGTCTATCACAATCGCAAGTGGACCCTACTAAGAAAGTCAAAAGGGCTCAATTGGATCCTACAGATGATGCTACTGCTAATATGcaattctattaa
- the PEP4 gene encoding proteinase A (similar to Saccharomyces cerevisiae PEP4 (YPL154C); ancestral locus Anc_8.677), whose amino-acid sequence MKLNGLLELALLCVNSMNVANAKIHKLKLTKEELTNELKDISFEQHLAHLGVKYLNQYERANPEVEFSREHPFYKISSEIVSKNGGHEVPLSNYMNAQYFADIKIGTPPQSFKVVLDTGSSNLWVPSKECGSLACYLHSKYNHDESSTYKANGSAFAIQYGSGSLEGYISQDVMEIGDLKITKQDFAEATSEPGISFAFGKFDGILGLAYDTIAVNRVVPPVYNAINQGLLDEPKFAFYLGDASKSKDNGGEAVFGGIDETKFEGDITWLPVRRKAYWEVKLEGLGLGEEYTELENHGAAIDTGTSLITLPSGLAEIINSEIGAKKGWTGQYTIECDKRASLPDMTFTFDGYNFTISPYDYTLEVSGSCISAITPMDFPEPVGPMAIIGDAFLRKYYSVYDLGNDAVGLAPAV is encoded by the coding sequence ATGAAATTGAACGGCCTGTTGGAATTAGCTTTATTATGCGTCAATAGCATGAATGTTGCCAATGCAAAGATTCACAAGTTGAAATTGactaaagaagaattgactaatgaattaaaagatatttcgTTCGAACAACATTTGGCTCATTTGGGTGTCAAGTATTTGAACCAATACGAAAGAGCCAATCCTGAAGTGGAATTTTCTCGTGAACATCCATTTTATAAGATAAGTTCCGAGATTGTCTCGAAGAATGGTGGCCATGAAGTCCCATTGAGCAATTACATGAATGCTCAATATTTTGCTGATATCAAGATTGGTACCCCACCTCAAAGTTTCAAAGTAGTCTTGGACACTGGGTCTTCTAATTTATGGGTCCCAAGTAAAGAATGTGGGTCATTAGCATGTTATTTGCATTCTAAATATAACCATGACGAATCGAGCACGTATAAGGCCAATGGTAGTGCATTTGCCATCCAATACGGCTCTGGATCATTGGAAGGGTACATCTCCCAGGACGTAATGGAAATTGGTGACTTGAAGATTACCAAACAAGATTTTGCTGAAGCCACTAGTGAACCCGGGATTTCATTTGCCTTTGGTAAATTCGATGGTATTTTGGGGTTGGCATATGACACTATTGCTGTCAACCGTGTGGTGCCACCTGTATACAATGCTATCAACCAAGGTCTTTTGGATGAACCTAAATTTGCATTTTATTTGGGAGACGCTTCCAAATCCAAAGATAATGGCGGTGAAGCTGTCTTTGGTGGCATTGACGAAACTAAATTTGAAGGTGATATTACATGGCTACCAGTTCGTCGTAAGGCTTATTGGGAAGTTAAATTGGAAGGCCTAGGTCTTGGTGAAGAATACACTGAATTGGAAAACCACGGTGCTGCTATTGATACCGGTACTTCCTTAATCACATTACCTTCTGGCCTTGCTGAAATCATCAACAGTGAAATTGGTGCCAAGAAGGGTTGGACTGGCCAATATACCATTGAATGTGACAAGAGAGCTTCGTTACCAGATATGACTTTTACTTTCGATGGCTACAACTTCACCATCAGTCCTTACGATTACACCTTAGAAGTCAGTGGCTCTTGTATTAGTGCCATCACTCCAATGGACTTCCCAGAACCTGTCGGGCCTATGGCCATTATCGGAGACGCCTTCTTGCGTAAGTATTACAGCGTCTACGACTTGGGCAACGATGCTGTGGGTCTAGCACCTGCCGTCTAA
- the MET7 gene encoding tetrahydrofolate synthase (similar to Saccharomyces cerevisiae MET7 (YOR241W); ancestral locus Anc_8.669), with product MRISLKLAMQPRTYQDALAALNSLQTNYAAIKAVKDSGNKNNQMALLDMKEWPRRIGYSVSDFNRLNVVHITGTKGKGSTAAFTSSILGQYKDQLPKVGLYTSPHLKSVRERIRINGSPISEELFTKYFFQVWNRLDDSTSTLNEFPHMLPGTKPAYFKFLTLLSFHVFMQENCNCCIYEVGVGGELDSTNIIEKPVACGISLIGIDHTFILGNTIEEISWNKGGILKPSVPGFTVENQSPESIKVLKERAAEKNTTIDQIPNFNIIKKIKLGIAGDFQLSNASLATALASQALNSLKIIDNPIDYKDSNAELPNKFLIGLENTNWPGRCQTLLEGNKKWYIDGAHTKDSMVAASTWFKKTILNEPILKDSKKILLFNQQSRDANALIDHLIETITPDIHFDDVIFTTNVTWKSGNYSADLVSLNTSKESVDKLEVQKSLAKHWKNLSPSTNTNSTNIHVTHSIQDAYEIIEKLSSKPVSIFVTGSLHLAGGLLVVLEDSPNNTQE from the coding sequence ATGAGAATATCTTTAAAGCTAGCCATGCAACCAAGGACATACCAAGATGCTTTAGCGGCTTTGAATTCTTTACAGACTAATTATGCAGCCATAAAGGCTGTCAAAGATTCtggtaataaaaataatcaaatgGCGCTTCTTGATATGAAAGAATGGCCGAGAAGAATTGGGTATTCTGTTTCGGATTTCAATAGATTGAATGTGGTTCATATTACAGGTACAAAAGGGAAGGGTTCTACTGCTGCCTTTACTTCGTCGATCTTGGGTCAATATAAGGATCAATTACCCAAAGTTGGGTTGTATACGTCACCTCATTTAAAATCTGTAAGGGAAcgaattagaattaatggTTCTCCAATCTCTGAAGAATTGTttaccaaatattttttccaagTTTGGAATAGATTAGATGATTCAACTTCCACCTTGAATGAATTTCCTCATATGCTACCTGGTACTAAACCTgcatatttcaaattcttaacattattatcattccATGTCTTTATGCAAgaaaattgtaattgttgTATTTATGAAGTCGGAGTTGGGGGTGAATTGGATAGTACAaatattatagaaaaaCCTGTGGCTTGTGGgatttctttaattggtATAGATCATACTTTTATCTTGGGTAAtacaattgaagaaattagtTGGAATAAAGGTGGGATTTTAAAACCTTCAGTTCCTGGGTTTACCGTGGAAAACCAATCACCTGAATCTATTAAAGTCTTGAAAGAAAGAGCTGCCGAGAAAAACACTACGATTGACcaaattccaaattttaatattataaagaaGATAAAGTTAGGTATTGCTGGAGATTTCCAACTTTCTAATGCTTCATTAGCTACTGCTTTAGCGTCTCAAgcattaaattcattaaaaatcATTGATAACCCAATTGATTATAAAGATTCCAATGCTGAACTTCcaaataaattcttaattGGATTAGAAAATACAAATTGGCCTGGCCGTTGCCAAACTTTATTGGAaggtaataaaaaatggtATATTGATGGGGCTCATACAAAGGATAGCATGGTAGCTGCATCTACTTGgtttaaaaaaactatCTTAAATGAACCTATTTTAAAGgattccaaaaaaatattattatttaaccAACAGAGTAGAGATGCAAATGCATTAATAGACCATTTGATTGAAACTATTACTCCAGATATTCATTTCGATGATGTTATTTTCACTACTAATGTCACATGGAAGTCTGGAAATTATAGTGCAGATTTAGTTTCATTAAATACATCCAAGGAAAGTGTCGATAAATTGGAAGTTCAAAAGTCCTTGGCAAAACATTGGAAAAATCTTTCTCCTTCAACTAATACAAATTCTACGAATATACATGTAACACATAGTATTCAAGATGCATatgaaataatagaaaaattgaGTTCCAAACCTGTTTCTATTTTCGTAACTGGTTCTTTACATCTTGCTGGTGGACTATTGGTGGTTTTAGAAGATTCTCCAAACAATACTCAAGAATAG
- the AIM44 gene encoding Aim44p (similar to Saccharomyces cerevisiae YPL158C; ancestral locus Anc_8.681) — MTQNIIRVPTRTKTNSFNGSQMDFKFPSKETLPNASLEECQLNNHYLLNDSLSSKHNSPSKQPHSSSSMSWKVNQSDINEEIDDFDSHSQILSDYSNPTTTNTNTNTNIATSTSSGFNSSNGYYSFANISDNTTNYLKKENTMTNSIVKYSTRSTTSMQNKHSNGYPTTLAPSKNDAIPESSKHNSTFSIPTADNISYRIISTSSSIQDSHSKIIPNEVSKDTITQLKSRSNHNHNPKSKSKYTHKNTSSTSTTRKTSKYKYTKEMGSIPNKNSSLSNRNSFISHIKDSKSPNLERVPTIESVSSMHLSSSASSIFSTKNQSRHRNHNQPKPHPNKKSSKSSLKRSNAIKCKGGLLYYFSLLGIKLKKLLKAIGMAFNFNRRSKHNSKSNLHGKNSKSNLINSSRRSASLNHNSKKLSLSLKKPTTSHLKRTQNYVTNLQKSISQKSLENVIESNDITPMTIDKSMQTSVSSISTISSSPELTPFEVPNEIVTKQPTNSKKITASSLRRTNSSIRRAASTLTDSTNIKNHNSIRTNTHTSIRSTSHSNSNFVSNEALTRNNSITSTPKQSNLVRSSPSIALNSIVRQPSIIARQPSIVVKNKVIPLTISRFSITEELNEDDDELNNYNYKNETSIAEESELENGNDEYIIDTNIMQQFDHSKSINKNNKDDVESFISNESEFIDANEYTKEVAKDDDFHSITSSNDYLHEEKAQEVDTETEEEEEEEEEAPQYTEEEKIKLREMYGQYLRNVIAQRIKIRLQLSKYQETGKISYLQAIDNFLTENETEYSSSQLFDNNESPQSSMPSELEDVEETDEEKLQKKQTPKISNSQMFSYQNYDNFSKSGSLKNKASVITFQTPFYSKENGNNTSVFSLPSSTSVQRSLTLPVGIKV; from the coding sequence ATGACACAAAATATCATTCGTGTACCAACTAGAACAAAAACCAATTCATTCAACGGTTCACAGATGGACTTTAAATTCCCATCCAAAGAAACTTTACCAAATGCCTCATTAGAAGAATGCCAATTgaataatcattatttgttgaACGATTCTCTTTCCTCTAAACACAATTCGCCTTCAAAACAGCCTCATTCTTCCAGTTCCATGTCTTGGAAAGTAAACCAATCCgatattaatgaagaaatcGATGATTTCGATTCACATTCACAAATCTTATCAGATTATTCCAATCCAACCacaacaaatacaaatacaaatacaaatatcgCTACCTCAACTTCTTCCGGGTTTAATTCTTCCAATGGGTATTATTCATTTGCCAATATTTCAGATAATACaacaaattatttgaaaaaggaaaatacAATGACAAATAGCATTGTCAAATACTCTACAAGATCCACTACTTCTATGCAAAATAAACATTCCAATGGGTATCCAACAACGCTTGCTCCATCGAAAAATGATGCTATCCCTGAGTCTTCCAAACATAACTCGACATTCTCTATCCCTACTGCCGACAATATATCTTATCGTATCATCTCTACAAGTTCATCTATACAAGATTCGCACTCCAAAATAATCCCTAATGAAGTATCTAAAGATACAATTACACAATTAAAATCCAGATCTAACCATAACCATAACCCGAAGTCCAAATCCAAATACACTCATAAGAATACTTCATCTACTTCAACTACAAGAAAGACttccaaatataaatatactaAAGAAATGGGATCTATTCccaataaaaattcttcacTTTCCAATAgaaattcatttatttctCATATAAAGGATTCCAAATCACCCAATTTAGAAAGAGTCCCCACTATTGAAAGTGTAAGTTCTATGCATCTTTCATCATCTGCATCTTCGATTTTCTCAACGAAAAACCAAAGTCGTCATCGTAATCACAACCAACCAAAGCCTCATCCAAATAAGAAAAGCTCCAAATCTTCTTTAAAGAGATCAAATGCTATTAAATGTAAAGGCGggttattatattatttttcattattaggtattaaattgaaaaaattattaaaagctATTGGTATGGcattcaatttcaatagaAGATCTAAACATAACTCTAAATCGAATTTACATGGTAAGAATTCgaaatcaaatttaattaattcttcaagaAGATCTGCTTCTTTAAATCATAActccaaaaaattatcattatctttaAAGAAACCAACCACGTCTCATTTGAAAAGAACTCAAAATTACGTTacaaatttacaaaaatctATTTCTCAAAAATCTTTGGAAAATGTTATTGAATCAAATGATATCACTCCAATGACAATTGATAAATCAATGCAAACTTCAGTCTCTTCTATATCAACTATATCTTCATCACCTGAATTGACACCTTTCGAAGTACCCAATGAAATTGTTACAAAACAACCtacaaattctaaaaaaataactgCATCTTCATTAAGACGTACAAATTCCTCCATTAGAAGAGCTGCATCTACTTTAACTGATTctacaaatattaaaaaccATAATTCCATTAGAACAAATACTCATACTTCAATTAGAAGTACTAGtcattcaaattcaaattttgtttCTAATGAAGCCTTaacaagaaataatagtattacTTCTACTCCAAAACAATCCAATCTTGTTAGATCTTCTCCTTCTATTGCTTTGAATTCTATCGTAAGACAACCTTCTATAATTGCAAGACAACCTTCTATTGtagttaaaaataaagttattCCATTAACTATTTCTAGATTCTCTATTactgaagaattaaatgaagatgatgatgagttgaacaattataattataaaaatgaaactaGCATTGCAGAAGAAagtgaattagaaaatggtaatgatgaatatattattgatacAAATATCATGCAACAATTTGACCATtccaaatcaattaataaaaacaataaagatgatgttgaaagttttatttcaaatgaatCTGAATTCATTGATGCAAACGAATATACAAAGGAAGTTGcaaaagatgatgatttcCATTCTATTACAAGttcaaatgattatttACATGAAGAAAAAGCTCAAGAAGTTGATACAGAgactgaagaagaagaggaagaagaagaagaagctCCTCAATATACCGAAGaggaaaaaattaaactaaGAGAAATGTATGGTCAATATTTGAGAAACGTAATTGCTCAACGCATCAAGATTAGATTACAATTGAGTAAATATCAAGAAACTGGTAAAATTTCGTATTTACAAGCTATAGACAACTTTTTAACAGAAAATGAAACTGAATATAGTTCGTCTCAATTATTCGATAATAACGAATCACCACAATCCTCTATGCCAAGTGAATTAGAAGATGTGGAAGAAACTGATGAGGAAAAATTGCAAAAGAAACAAACCCCaaagatttcaaattcGCAAATGTTCTCTTACCAAAACTATGATAATTTCAGCAAGTCCGGGTCTTTGAAAAACAAAGCTTCAGTCATAACTTTCCAAACTCCATTCTATTCCAAGGAAAATGGGAATAATACAAGTGTATTCTCTTTACCATCTTCAACATCAGTCCAAAGATCTCTTACATTACCTGTCGGTATTAAAGTGTAA